From the genome of Muricauda sp. SCSIO 64092, one region includes:
- a CDS encoding Tex family protein yields the protein MQLIPFIAQHTDIPLKSVENTVQLLNEDCTIPFISRYRKERTGNLDEVAVGAIVKFKTQFEALERRKTAILKAMDEQGVLTAELKSKFEACTNLTALEDLYLPFKKSKKTKAETARKNGLEPLAKIIMAQRTDEIDFIASKYLISTVKNEDEALEGARHIIAEWINERTDIRNQLRNQLERHALITTKAVKTKADEEAAQKFRDYFDFSEPLNRCPSHRFLAIQRAEKEGFIRLKIMLDDERAIQNIERHIIKSNNSCTPHIELAIVDAYKRLLFPSLSNELLKSAKGKADDEAIQVFSKNLKQLLLGAPLGEKRILAIDPGFRTGCKVVCLDAQGDLKHNETIYPHAPKNDSKGAIKKLSSLVDAHKIEAIAIGNGTASRETERLVKRIAFKNPIEVFVVSEAGASIYSASKIARDEFPNYDVTVRGAVSIGRRLADPLAELVKIDPKSIGVGQYQHDVDQTKLKTSLDTVVESCVNSVGVNINTASISLLSYVSGIGPRTAENIVLYRNQNGPFKNRESIKNVPRLGDKAFEQGAGFLRIKDGDHPLDDSAVHPESYPIVEKMAKDRKMSLGEILGNKEILKRIPLENYTTQAIGLPTLNDIIEELEKPGLDRREKAKVFTFDQNIRTIDDLREGQLLPGIVNNITNFGCFVDIGIKESGLIHISNLADGFVKDVNAHVSLHQQLIVKVLDVDRARKRIQLKLHKP from the coding sequence ATGCAGTTAATTCCCTTTATCGCCCAACACACGGACATTCCACTAAAAAGTGTTGAAAACACGGTCCAACTTTTAAACGAGGATTGTACCATTCCCTTTATATCCCGTTACCGCAAAGAACGTACGGGCAATTTGGATGAAGTTGCGGTTGGGGCCATTGTAAAATTCAAAACACAGTTTGAAGCGCTCGAAAGACGAAAAACGGCCATTCTTAAAGCAATGGACGAGCAAGGCGTACTGACCGCGGAACTAAAATCAAAATTTGAGGCCTGTACCAATCTTACGGCTTTGGAAGATCTGTACCTGCCTTTTAAGAAGAGTAAAAAGACCAAAGCTGAAACGGCCCGTAAAAATGGACTGGAACCTTTGGCCAAAATCATCATGGCCCAACGTACCGATGAAATTGATTTTATCGCTTCAAAGTACCTGATCAGTACGGTCAAAAATGAGGATGAAGCGCTGGAGGGCGCACGTCACATCATAGCCGAGTGGATCAACGAGCGTACGGACATCCGCAACCAACTACGAAACCAACTGGAAAGGCACGCCCTTATCACTACCAAGGCCGTAAAGACCAAGGCGGACGAGGAGGCCGCCCAAAAATTCAGGGATTACTTTGATTTCTCCGAACCCTTGAACCGTTGTCCTTCACACCGGTTTTTGGCCATACAGCGTGCCGAAAAGGAAGGGTTTATTCGACTTAAGATCATGTTGGACGATGAACGCGCCATCCAAAACATCGAACGTCACATCATCAAATCAAACAATTCATGTACCCCTCATATTGAACTGGCCATAGTTGATGCGTATAAGCGTTTGCTGTTCCCTTCCTTATCAAATGAGCTTTTAAAATCGGCAAAAGGGAAAGCCGATGATGAGGCCATCCAGGTCTTTTCAAAAAACCTAAAACAGTTATTGTTGGGTGCCCCCTTGGGTGAAAAACGGATATTGGCGATCGACCCCGGTTTTAGAACCGGGTGCAAAGTGGTCTGTTTGGATGCCCAGGGCGATTTAAAGCACAATGAAACCATCTATCCCCATGCACCAAAAAATGATAGCAAAGGGGCCATTAAAAAACTAAGCTCCCTGGTAGATGCCCATAAAATAGAGGCCATAGCCATTGGTAATGGCACGGCATCGCGGGAAACGGAGCGTCTGGTAAAACGCATTGCCTTTAAAAACCCCATTGAGGTCTTTGTGGTCAGTGAAGCTGGGGCTTCCATTTATTCCGCTTCAAAAATTGCCCGGGACGAATTCCCAAATTACGATGTAACGGTAAGGGGTGCGGTTTCCATTGGCAGACGTTTGGCGGACCCCTTGGCGGAACTGGTCAAAATCGATCCTAAATCCATTGGTGTGGGACAGTACCAGCACGATGTGGACCAAACCAAGCTAAAAACCTCTTTGGATACGGTTGTGGAAAGTTGTGTCAACTCCGTTGGGGTGAACATCAATACCGCAAGTATTTCCCTTTTGAGCTATGTGTCGGGCATTGGGCCCAGGACTGCCGAAAACATTGTTTTGTACCGCAATCAAAATGGTCCTTTCAAAAATAGGGAGAGCATAAAAAACGTACCACGTTTGGGCGATAAGGCGTTTGAGCAAGGAGCCGGATTTCTTCGAATTAAAGATGGGGACCATCCATTGGACGATTCCGCAGTGCACCCGGAAAGCTATCCCATAGTTGAAAAAATGGCCAAGGATAGGAAGATGTCCTTAGGTGAAATTCTGGGAAATAAGGAAATTTTAAAAAGGATTCCACTTGAAAATTATACCACCCAGGCCATTGGACTTCCTACCCTGAACGATATCATCGAGGAGTTGGAAAAACCGGGACTGGATCGCAGGGAAAAGGCAAAAGTGTTCACCTTTGATCAGAACATTAGGACCATTGATGATTTGCGGGAAGGACAACTGTTGCCCGGTATTGTCAACAATATCACCAATTTTGGTTGTTTTGTGGACATCGGCATCAAAGAGAGCGGCCTTATCCACATTTCCAATCTTGCGGACGGTTTCGTTAAAGATGTGAATGCCCATGTAAGCCTTCACCAACAGCTCATTGTAAAGGTTTTGGATGTTGATAGGGCCCGAAAAAGGATTCAGTTAAAACTTCATAAACCATAG
- a CDS encoding histone deacetylase — protein MLKIAYHPIYKHPLPEGHRFPMIKYELLPEQLLHEGTCGPDNFFEPILPEDHHILKAHQGAYFNRLVGLQLKPSEVRKIGFPLSRELVQRERIIADGTIQGCHFALEHGIAMNIAGGTHHAYSNRGEAFCMLNDQAIGARYLQAKKLAQQLLIVDLDVHQGNGTAEIFQKDRSVFTFSMHGKANYPFKKELSDLDIPMEKGTDDDTYLSILKETLSRVLGDVRPDFIFYLCGVDVVATDKLGTLGMTIDGCRERDRFVLQTCKDHGIPVQCSMGGGYSPNIKTIVEAHANTFRLAQEIFF, from the coding sequence TTGCTAAAAATAGCGTACCATCCCATTTACAAACACCCCCTTCCGGAAGGTCATCGCTTTCCGATGATCAAATACGAGCTATTGCCCGAGCAATTGCTTCACGAGGGTACCTGTGGTCCGGATAACTTTTTTGAGCCCATACTCCCCGAGGATCATCATATCCTGAAAGCACATCAAGGGGCCTATTTTAATAGGCTGGTCGGACTTCAACTAAAACCCAGTGAGGTCCGCAAGATTGGTTTTCCGCTATCCAGGGAATTGGTGCAACGGGAGCGAATTATTGCGGATGGTACCATCCAAGGCTGTCATTTTGCCCTGGAACATGGGATTGCCATGAATATTGCCGGCGGTACCCATCATGCATATTCCAATCGTGGCGAGGCCTTTTGTATGCTGAACGATCAGGCCATAGGGGCGAGATACCTTCAGGCTAAGAAGTTGGCACAACAGCTATTGATTGTGGATTTGGATGTACATCAGGGCAATGGTACCGCGGAAATATTCCAAAAAGACAGGTCGGTCTTTACGTTTTCCATGCATGGCAAGGCCAACTATCCCTTTAAAAAAGAACTGTCCGATTTGGATATTCCCATGGAAAAGGGTACGGATGACGACACCTATCTTTCCATCCTGAAAGAAACCCTTTCCAGGGTGCTGGGTGACGTTCGTCCCGATTTTATCTTTTACCTCTGTGGCGTGGACGTGGTGGCAACCGATAAATTGGGGACCCTGGGGATGACCATTGATGGTTGTCGGGAGCGGGACCGTTTTGTGCTCCAAACCTGTAAGGACCATGGTATTCCCGTACAGTGCAGTATGGGCGGTGGCTATTCCCCCAACATCAAAACCATTGTGGAGGCCCATGCCAATACCTTTCGTCTGGCACAGGAAATATTTTTTTAG
- a CDS encoding phosphatase PAP2 family protein, translated as MNNWKVSILVFFIAVVGHAQELQINADRGNLWRNFTYDMENVFGGIGYSYSRPFHWKGRQWANFGYTMAGTALLFTVDDEVDEWIDGFRDDVPQFVKDYGNEYGNPDKNYMLTGGVYLAGLFTKSEKLRRTGVLLISSATASGFLQQVSKRIIGRARPKSGDSSFTFDPLHLDRVFNYDSFPSGHAMLAFTNAYAIAKQFKSPWIKAGLYTIGSIPGLVRVVDSFHWISDVAFSTVFSIFVVESIDRYLDRKYTEKYNPERKESTISWNLTFGANRMGLVVQF; from the coding sequence ATGAACAATTGGAAAGTTAGCATTCTCGTATTTTTTATTGCTGTAGTGGGCCATGCCCAGGAACTTCAAATCAATGCCGATAGGGGAAACCTCTGGAGGAATTTCACTTATGACATGGAAAATGTCTTTGGGGGAATTGGCTATTCCTATAGTCGACCATTTCATTGGAAAGGCCGGCAATGGGCCAATTTTGGGTACACCATGGCGGGCACGGCACTTCTTTTTACCGTTGATGACGAAGTGGATGAGTGGATCGATGGCTTCCGGGATGATGTTCCACAATTCGTAAAGGACTATGGGAACGAATATGGAAATCCCGATAAAAACTATATGTTGACCGGAGGCGTTTATCTGGCCGGCCTTTTTACCAAGAGCGAAAAGCTTCGGAGGACCGGGGTGCTCCTGATTTCCTCTGCAACGGCAAGTGGTTTTCTGCAACAGGTAAGTAAACGCATCATTGGGAGGGCGAGACCTAAAAGTGGGGATTCCTCATTTACTTTTGACCCTTTGCATCTAGATCGGGTATTCAACTACGATTCCTTCCCTTCCGGACATGCCATGCTGGCCTTTACCAATGCCTACGCCATAGCCAAACAGTTTAAAAGCCCTTGGATAAAAGCTGGCCTTTATACCATTGGGTCGATTCCCGGTTTGGTTAGGGTTGTGGATAGTTTTCATTGGATTTCGGATGTGGCCTTCAGTACGGTGTTCAGTATATTCGTTGTGGAATCCATTGACCGTTATCTAGACAGAAAATATACCGAAAAGTACAATCCGGAGCGTAAAGAGAGCACTATCAGTTGGAACCTGACCTTTGGTGCAAACCGAATGGGATTGGTGGTACAATTCTAA
- a CDS encoding ferritin encodes MLSQKLEKALNHQIRIEAESSQVYLSMASWAEVNGLEGVAGFMYGHSDEERMHMLKLVKYVNERGGHAQISDLKEPETEFGSLQKMLQKLYDHEVFVSQSINELVHITLEEKDYATHNFLQWYVAEQLEEEALARTVLDKINLIGDDKGGLYLFDRDIQQLTVESAASDTMDE; translated from the coding sequence ATGTTATCCCAAAAGCTCGAAAAAGCACTAAATCATCAAATTCGAATAGAAGCGGAATCCTCACAGGTTTATCTTTCCATGGCATCATGGGCCGAGGTGAACGGACTTGAGGGCGTGGCAGGTTTTATGTATGGCCATTCGGATGAGGAGCGCATGCATATGCTAAAATTGGTCAAGTATGTCAATGAACGCGGTGGCCATGCGCAAATCTCGGATCTTAAAGAACCTGAAACCGAATTTGGATCGTTACAGAAAATGCTTCAGAAATTGTATGACCACGAAGTATTTGTATCCCAGAGCATCAACGAATTGGTCCATATCACCCTTGAGGAAAAGGACTATGCCACCCATAACTTCCTACAGTGGTACGTAGCCGAACAATTGGAGGAAGAGGCATTGGCCAGAACGGTATTGGATAAGATCAACCTTATTGGGGACGATAAAGGCGGACTGTATTTATTCGACAGGGATATCCAGCAATTGACCGTGGAGAGCGCCGCTTCGGATACTATGGACGAATAG
- a CDS encoding single-stranded DNA-binding protein, translating into MNALKNKVQLIGNLGQDPEVVTLENGSKLAKFSIATSDSYKNAQGEKVEDTQWHNIVAWGKLADIVENYLNKGKQVAIEGKLTHRSYETKEGEKRYITEVRCNELLMLGK; encoded by the coding sequence ATGAACGCACTTAAAAACAAAGTACAGTTGATTGGGAATCTGGGCCAGGACCCAGAAGTTGTTACCTTGGAAAATGGGAGCAAACTCGCTAAATTTTCCATCGCCACCAGCGATAGTTATAAAAATGCCCAAGGGGAAAAAGTAGAGGATACCCAATGGCACAATATTGTTGCTTGGGGAAAACTAGCTGACATAGTGGAGAATTATTTGAATAAAGGGAAACAAGTGGCCATTGAGGGCAAGCTTACCCACCGTTCCTATGAGACCAAAGAAGGCGAAAAGCGCTATATTACCGAAGTTCGCTGCAATGAACTTCTGATGTTGGGGAAATAG
- a CDS encoding GNAT family N-acetyltransferase, with product MGFLTDNCTFKEYNHEKLGDCEPFVCGHPDLDDFFKNDCDDYAYQLLGKTYCFTLDKDPKKVVCAFTVSNDSIRTKFIPNKKRNKLNRKIPYPKQMGSYPSALIGRLGVAKEFAGNHYGDELMDFIKYWFIDPANKTGCRYIVVDAYNEDKPIAYYKRNGFEFLFDNETDEKKYSGIKIKLSKKQRFYNWCRRRFKMRQIVVESLKTRLMYFDLIILKA from the coding sequence TTGGGTTTTTTAACGGATAACTGTACTTTTAAAGAATACAATCATGAAAAACTGGGAGATTGCGAACCTTTTGTTTGTGGTCATCCTGACTTAGATGATTTCTTCAAAAATGATTGTGACGACTACGCTTATCAACTTTTAGGCAAAACTTATTGTTTTACATTGGATAAAGACCCTAAAAAAGTGGTTTGTGCTTTTACGGTTTCAAATGATAGCATCAGGACAAAGTTCATCCCTAATAAAAAGAGAAATAAACTTAACAGAAAGATACCCTATCCTAAACAAATGGGCAGTTATCCAAGTGCGCTGATAGGAAGGCTTGGAGTGGCTAAAGAATTTGCAGGAAATCATTATGGTGACGAATTAATGGATTTTATAAAATATTGGTTTATAGACCCAGCTAATAAAACAGGATGTCGGTATATAGTAGTAGACGCTTATAATGAAGATAAGCCCATTGCATATTACAAGCGAAATGGTTTTGAATTCCTATTTGATAACGAAACTGACGAAAAAAAATACAGTGGAATAAAAATAAAGCTTAGCAAAAAGCAACGTTTTTACAATTGGTGCAGGCGAAGGTTTAAAATGAGACAAATAGTTGTTGAAAGTCTCAAAACAAGGCTAATGTATTTTGACCTAATTATTTTGAAAGCTTGA